A single Henriciella sp. AS95 DNA region contains:
- the putA gene encoding bifunctional proline dehydrogenase/L-glutamate gamma-semialdehyde dehydrogenase PutA gives MPDFGDTLVSSWDELDALKFADEEVLVADILKALPLDERARTAAVRRGRELVQIARAAGRPKGMMESFLEEFGLSNSEGLALMCLAEALLRVPDAETRDDLIAEKIRSGDWGAHKGQSDSWLVNASTWGLMLTGKVIGTPADAKKGPSTFISGLIRESGEPVIRTAMMQAMRIMGEQFVLGRTVKEALKRGSKMVKAGDAANFSFDMLGEGARTSQDADGYYEAYRQAIDAVGKDADKSAAPESKNGISVKLSALHPRYEAVNEARVMEELYPKLYALCEQAAGYNINLCLDAEEADRLVISLKLLERLMCEPGLKGWDGLGLAVQAYQKRAHKVIERLSALAGETGMRLMVRLVKGAYWDTEIKHAQEEGMRNFPVFTTKHNTDLNYISCAHALLMASPRIYPQFATHNAHSLATILMMAEAEGIENYEFQRLHGMGEPLYGAAEKGGNVRVYAPVGAHKDLLPYLVRRLLENGANTSFVHSFLDPDVPVEKVVDDPIAKVEAGPRRHPRIPTPPRLYGPMRKNSIGVDLSQSSEREILEENVTRLEKNSPLEAGPVISGKPKTKGGADVFAPFNLAQKIGTVLEATEDDVNAALDAAVKFQPTWDKLGGAKRAKILADMGDALEANMDRLCAIMAEEGGKTFGDGVAEVREAVDFCRYYAVQAEEKFEGRTRLPGPAGETNHISLHGRGVFACISPWNFPLAIFTGQITAALGAGNTVVAKPAEQTPLVAYEAVRIFQAAGLPGEALHLLPGRGETVGAKLTSDPRVAGVCFTGGTDTARIINKTLAGRDGPIIPLIAETGGLNGMFVDTTALREQVIDDVLVSAFGSAGQRCSALRILFLPKDTADFIIEGICGAMDELKLGHPGQADTDVGPVIDDDALGTLADYVARMKEDATLIKQLDAPTGGHFFGPAVVELKSLEQIEKETFGPVLHIVRYDPDNIAEVGAALEAKGYGLTLGVHSRLESFAAKVQAAVHAGNTYVNRSMTGAVVGVQPFGGEGLSGTGPKAGGPHYMLRFASERVLTVNITAQGGDPELLSL, from the coding sequence ATGCCCGATTTCGGAGACACGCTTGTGAGCAGCTGGGACGAGCTGGACGCCCTCAAATTCGCTGACGAGGAAGTCCTTGTCGCCGATATTCTGAAAGCCCTGCCGCTCGATGAGCGCGCCCGGACCGCCGCCGTGAGGCGCGGCCGTGAGCTGGTCCAGATTGCGCGTGCGGCTGGCCGGCCAAAGGGGATGATGGAAAGCTTCCTCGAAGAGTTCGGCCTGTCGAATTCCGAAGGTCTGGCGCTCATGTGCCTCGCCGAAGCGCTGCTGCGTGTGCCCGATGCCGAAACGCGCGACGACCTCATCGCAGAGAAAATCCGCTCCGGTGACTGGGGCGCCCATAAGGGCCAGTCCGATAGCTGGCTGGTCAATGCCTCGACCTGGGGACTGATGCTGACAGGTAAGGTGATCGGGACGCCGGCGGATGCCAAAAAGGGGCCATCCACCTTCATTTCAGGCCTCATCCGCGAGAGCGGCGAACCGGTCATCCGCACAGCCATGATGCAGGCCATGCGCATTATGGGCGAACAGTTCGTTCTGGGCCGGACAGTGAAGGAAGCGCTGAAGCGCGGCTCCAAGATGGTGAAGGCGGGCGATGCGGCCAATTTCAGCTTCGACATGCTGGGCGAGGGCGCGCGCACATCGCAAGACGCCGACGGCTATTATGAAGCCTACAGGCAGGCGATCGACGCTGTCGGCAAGGATGCCGACAAGTCCGCCGCGCCCGAAAGCAAGAATGGCATTTCGGTCAAGCTATCGGCGCTCCATCCGCGCTATGAGGCGGTCAACGAAGCCCGCGTCATGGAGGAGCTTTATCCGAAGCTCTATGCGCTCTGCGAGCAGGCGGCGGGCTATAACATCAATCTCTGTCTCGACGCCGAAGAGGCAGACCGGCTCGTCATTTCGCTGAAGCTTCTGGAACGGCTGATGTGCGAGCCCGGCCTCAAGGGATGGGACGGTCTCGGTCTTGCCGTCCAGGCCTATCAGAAGCGGGCGCACAAGGTGATCGAGCGGCTTTCCGCGCTGGCCGGCGAGACCGGCATGCGGCTCATGGTGCGGCTCGTAAAAGGCGCTTACTGGGACACTGAAATCAAGCACGCCCAGGAAGAGGGCATGCGGAACTTCCCGGTCTTCACGACCAAGCACAATACCGATCTCAACTACATTTCCTGCGCGCATGCCCTCCTCATGGCGAGCCCGCGCATCTATCCGCAATTTGCGACCCACAATGCCCATTCACTCGCCACGATCCTGATGATGGCAGAAGCAGAAGGCATCGAGAATTACGAGTTCCAGCGCCTTCACGGCATGGGCGAGCCGCTATACGGCGCAGCCGAGAAGGGCGGAAATGTGCGGGTTTACGCACCTGTCGGCGCGCATAAGGATTTGTTGCCCTATCTCGTCCGCCGCCTGCTCGAGAATGGCGCGAATACCTCCTTCGTTCACTCCTTCCTCGACCCGGATGTGCCTGTCGAAAAAGTCGTCGATGACCCGATCGCCAAGGTCGAGGCCGGCCCGCGCCGCCATCCGCGCATACCGACGCCGCCGCGTCTCTATGGCCCGATGCGCAAGAACTCGATCGGCGTCGATCTCTCTCAATCGAGCGAGCGTGAAATCCTAGAGGAAAATGTCACGCGCCTGGAGAAGAACAGCCCGCTCGAGGCCGGGCCGGTTATCTCCGGAAAGCCGAAAACCAAGGGTGGCGCAGACGTGTTCGCGCCGTTCAATCTTGCGCAGAAAATCGGCACCGTGCTGGAAGCGACAGAAGACGACGTGAATGCCGCGCTCGACGCAGCGGTGAAGTTCCAGCCGACCTGGGACAAGCTCGGCGGTGCCAAGCGCGCCAAGATCCTCGCTGACATGGGCGACGCCCTCGAAGCCAATATGGACAGGCTCTGTGCGATCATGGCCGAAGAGGGCGGCAAGACGTTTGGAGACGGTGTCGCAGAAGTTCGCGAAGCGGTCGATTTTTGCCGCTACTATGCGGTGCAGGCTGAAGAAAAATTCGAGGGCCGCACGCGTTTGCCTGGACCAGCCGGTGAAACCAACCATATCTCATTGCATGGACGGGGCGTGTTCGCCTGTATCTCACCCTGGAACTTCCCGCTCGCCATCTTCACCGGCCAGATCACGGCGGCGCTGGGCGCGGGCAACACGGTGGTTGCCAAACCGGCTGAACAGACGCCGCTTGTCGCCTATGAGGCGGTCCGTATTTTCCAGGCGGCCGGGTTGCCGGGTGAAGCGTTGCACCTGCTACCGGGACGCGGTGAAACCGTTGGCGCCAAGCTGACAAGTGACCCTCGTGTGGCTGGCGTCTGTTTCACGGGCGGCACCGATACGGCGCGTATCATCAACAAGACGCTGGCTGGGCGCGACGGCCCGATCATTCCTCTGATCGCGGAAACGGGCGGCCTCAATGGCATGTTCGTCGATACAACGGCCCTTCGCGAGCAGGTGATCGATGATGTGCTGGTGTCTGCCTTCGGATCGGCGGGGCAGCGCTGTTCGGCGCTGCGCATCCTCTTCCTGCCCAAGGATACGGCGGACTTTATCATCGAAGGCATTTGCGGCGCGATGGATGAGCTGAAACTCGGCCATCCGGGCCAGGCCGATACCGACGTCGGCCCCGTCATTGATGATGACGCGCTTGGCACACTCGCCGATTATGTCGCTCGAATGAAAGAAGACGCGACCCTTATCAAACAGCTTGATGCGCCGACGGGTGGCCATTTCTTCGGCCCCGCGGTCGTTGAACTCAAATCGCTCGAGCAGATCGAGAAAGAGACGTTTGGCCCAGTCCTTCATATCGTTCGTTATGACCCGGACAATATTGCCGAGGTCGGTGCCGCGCTTGAAGCGAAGGGTTATGGACTGACGCTTGGTGTCCATTCCCGCCTGGAGAGCTTTGCCGCGAAGGTTCAGGCAGCCGTCCATGCCGGTAATACATATGTTAACCGGTCCATGACAGGAGCAGTGGTCGGTGTGCAGCCATTTGGTGGTGAAGGATTGTCCGGCACCGGCCCGAAGGCGGGCGGTCCGCATTACATGTTGCGATTTGCTTCAGAACGTGTGTTAACGGTGAACATTACAGCTCAAGGCGGTGATCCGGAACTGCTGAGTCTGTGA
- a CDS encoding glycosyltransferase family 1 protein, whose product MRIMLITDAWEPQVNGVVRTMKRVIQECEEMGHEWEVVSPADGFTTVPLPTYSEIKLALFARKQITERFESFQPDAVHIATEGTLGLAGRAMCLKEKHPFSTSYHTRFPEYVSARIPVPTAWGYGYVRWFHKYSGKVMVATPSMRKELEEHKFNNVVSWTRGVDTKLFDPSRRIEEGQPGDPFEGLPRPIFLNVGRVAVEKNIEAFVELDLPGSKVVVGEGPQLAELKKKYPKVTFLGARFGEDLATCFASADVFCFPSLTDTFGLVILEAMAAGTPVAAYDAPGPRDIIPGSDAGVISEDLKQACLDCLELSRETARTYAEGYSWRACAEAFVENLDPLPVPERKRFWQKIRLRRRKKRVNLESSEKRE is encoded by the coding sequence ATGCGTATCATGCTTATAACCGACGCTTGGGAGCCCCAGGTGAATGGCGTCGTACGGACCATGAAGCGCGTCATCCAGGAATGCGAAGAGATGGGCCATGAATGGGAAGTCGTCTCGCCTGCCGATGGCTTCACCACCGTTCCGCTGCCGACCTATAGCGAGATCAAGCTCGCCCTGTTTGCCCGCAAACAGATCACCGAGCGCTTTGAGAGCTTCCAGCCCGATGCCGTTCATATCGCAACCGAGGGCACGCTGGGCCTTGCCGGCCGGGCCATGTGCCTGAAGGAAAAGCACCCCTTCTCGACAAGCTACCACACCCGGTTTCCTGAATATGTTTCGGCCCGGATTCCGGTGCCCACCGCCTGGGGCTATGGCTATGTCCGCTGGTTCCACAAATATTCCGGCAAGGTGATGGTCGCGACGCCGTCCATGCGCAAGGAACTCGAAGAGCACAAATTCAACAATGTCGTCTCATGGACGCGCGGCGTGGATACCAAACTGTTTGATCCGTCCCGCCGCATTGAAGAAGGCCAGCCGGGCGACCCGTTCGAAGGCTTGCCGCGGCCCATCTTCCTCAATGTTGGCAGGGTCGCCGTGGAAAAGAATATCGAGGCCTTTGTCGAACTCGACCTGCCGGGCTCGAAAGTCGTCGTTGGCGAGGGCCCGCAACTCGCCGAACTCAAGAAGAAATATCCCAAGGTGACATTCCTTGGCGCTCGATTTGGCGAAGACCTTGCGACCTGCTTTGCGAGCGCGGACGTGTTCTGCTTTCCGAGCCTGACCGATACGTTCGGCCTGGTCATTCTGGAGGCGATGGCCGCCGGCACACCGGTTGCCGCCTATGATGCGCCGGGTCCCCGCGACATTATTCCGGGGTCAGATGCCGGCGTCATCAGCGAGGACCTGAAACAGGCCTGTCTCGATTGTCTCGAGCTGTCACGAGAGACAGCGCGGACCTATGCCGAGGGCTATAGCTGGCGCGCTTGCGCGGAAGCCTTCGTTGAAAACCTCGATCCGCTCCCAGTGCCTGAGCGCAAGCGCTTCTGGCAGAAAATCCGCCTGCGCCGGCGCAAGAAACGCGTCAATCTGGAGTCATCTGAGAAGCGTGAGTGA
- a CDS encoding phosphotransferase — MSERPDIKLIRTLVRASFPKLSSARIRAVSQRGTDNYIYRIDDDLALRIACSDETAPALICREQVALEELSDLSLETPKLLAYGFLPAPDTRPWMICNWLEGKSLELSAHVPTEADARRLALFLLDLQGCRKEPASEPAPDNHWRGIGLAKRDTLTRKSIVTLSDAFDAGKLRRLWHASVNAATCPRKDYTWIHGDLHPGNLIVRSGALTGVIDWGLGGLGDPACDLMAGYTVFDGAARDAFAAAMNASEADWRRGRGWALSTAVIALAHYRDGDTPIVRRARRVIETIMAESA; from the coding sequence GTGAGTGAGCGACCTGATATCAAGCTCATCCGGACGCTGGTCAGAGCCAGCTTTCCAAAACTGTCCAGTGCCAGGATCCGCGCGGTAAGCCAACGCGGCACGGACAATTACATCTACCGGATCGATGACGATCTGGCGCTGCGAATCGCCTGCTCCGACGAAACAGCGCCCGCTCTGATCTGCCGCGAGCAAGTCGCCCTGGAAGAGCTTTCGGACCTCTCGCTTGAGACCCCGAAACTCCTTGCCTATGGCTTTCTGCCCGCGCCGGACACGCGCCCCTGGATGATCTGCAACTGGCTGGAGGGCAAAAGCCTGGAGCTTTCCGCCCATGTCCCGACAGAAGCAGACGCCCGGCGTCTCGCCCTCTTCCTGCTCGACCTTCAGGGCTGCAGAAAGGAACCGGCCAGCGAGCCCGCCCCGGACAATCACTGGCGCGGCATTGGCCTCGCCAAGCGCGATACGCTGACGCGCAAATCGATTGTCACCCTGTCAGATGCGTTCGATGCCGGTAAACTGCGACGCCTGTGGCACGCATCAGTGAATGCCGCGACATGCCCCCGAAAAGACTACACATGGATCCATGGCGATCTTCACCCCGGCAACCTGATCGTCCGCAGCGGCGCACTGACGGGTGTCATCGATTGGGGGCTGGGCGGTCTTGGAGATCCGGCTTGCGATCTGATGGCAGGGTATACGGTCTTTGACGGCGCTGCGCGCGATGCCTTCGCCGCCGCCATGAATGCAAGCGAGGCCGACTGGCGCCGCGGACGTGGCTGGGCCTTGTCGACGGCAGTGATCGCGCTGGCCCATTACAGAGACGGTGACACGCCCATCGTGCGCCGGGCTCGACGCGTGATCGAAACCATCATGGCGGAAAGCGCCTAG
- a CDS encoding substrate-binding domain-containing protein — protein MRSILAILAASSLIVACAPETDLSEIDASAGAVPVLAASPDEKIKIVGSSTVAPFSTTVAEQFGAISEFPTPIVETTGTGGGFKAFCNGIGPDQPSISNASRPIKPSEIELCAKAGVNQIVEVKIGYDGIVLANAKGSPELDLSKAEIWLALAKEIPDGQGGWMKNPHQTWNDVADHLPDMPILVSGPPPTSGTRDAFAELALEGGADEVPEAAALKETDKDLFKKRATTIRMDGKWIDSGENDTAIVQTLMKNPDSIGIMGYSFLEQNLDRLKGAHIEGSDPTFSEIASGEYGISRSMFFYVKKQNVSLVPGITDFISEFTQEDAWGPTGYLVEKGLIPLQEEERNAVREKALALEVMAPDS, from the coding sequence ATGCGGTCAATTCTAGCCATTCTCGCAGCCAGCAGCCTGATCGTGGCGTGCGCACCGGAAACGGACCTGTCCGAGATAGATGCCAGCGCAGGCGCGGTGCCGGTCCTGGCGGCCTCGCCGGACGAGAAAATCAAGATTGTCGGCTCGTCCACAGTTGCGCCTTTCTCGACCACGGTCGCCGAGCAGTTTGGCGCCATCTCCGAATTCCCGACGCCAATCGTCGAGACGACGGGGACTGGCGGCGGCTTCAAGGCCTTCTGCAATGGTATCGGCCCGGACCAGCCGTCGATTTCGAATGCCTCGCGCCCGATCAAGCCATCGGAAATCGAGCTGTGCGCCAAGGCGGGCGTTAATCAGATCGTCGAAGTGAAGATCGGCTATGACGGCATCGTGCTCGCCAACGCAAAAGGCTCGCCTGAACTCGACCTCTCAAAGGCGGAAATCTGGCTGGCCCTGGCTAAGGAGATTCCGGACGGCCAGGGTGGCTGGATGAAGAATCCGCACCAGACCTGGAATGATGTCGCCGATCACCTGCCGGACATGCCGATCCTCGTGTCGGGCCCACCGCCCACTTCCGGTACGCGCGACGCCTTCGCCGAGCTGGCGCTTGAAGGCGGCGCCGACGAAGTGCCAGAAGCGGCGGCCCTGAAGGAGACGGACAAAGACCTTTTCAAGAAACGGGCGACCACAATCCGGATGGACGGCAAGTGGATCGATTCAGGTGAAAACGACACGGCCATCGTTCAGACGCTCATGAAGAACCCCGATAGTATAGGCATCATGGGCTATTCCTTTCTGGAGCAGAATCTCGACCGCCTGAAAGGCGCTCACATTGAGGGAAGCGATCCGACGTTTTCAGAGATTGCGAGCGGTGAGTATGGAATCTCTCGCTCCATGTTCTTCTACGTAAAGAAGCAGAATGTGAGCCTGGTGCCGGGCATTACCGATTTCATCTCCGAGTTCACGCAGGAAGATGCCTGGGGCCCGACCGGTTACCTCGTCGAAAAAGGTCTCATTCCGCTGCAGGAAGAAGAGCGGAATGCTGTGCGCGAAAAGGCGCTCGCGCTGGAAGTGATGGCGCCGGACAGCTAG
- the murI gene encoding glutamate racemase, whose translation MPIEKTLASRLVPVPETGRVLVFDSGMGGLTVAREIMARAPGVAVDYAADTGFFPYGDKSDTELRDRLPKVAADLVRQAKPDVFVIACNTASTLALDEVRAVLDIPVIGTVPAIKPAVAETKTGVIGLLATPGTIRRAYTARLINEFARDVSVILHGSIDLVRLAEAFAAGEEVQPSAIAATQTPIFDAEGGGEVDTIVLACTHFPLVREQLAATAPRAVKYIDSGAAIARQTLRVLARETETRKPTDRPGGHVWLTSDASHNERLVAVCRKFGFPNVRTVNVSSDAENASARM comes from the coding sequence ATGCCTATCGAGAAAACCCTTGCCAGCCGCCTCGTGCCCGTCCCGGAAACGGGCCGCGTACTCGTCTTCGATTCGGGTATGGGTGGATTGACCGTCGCGCGGGAAATCATGGCCCGGGCGCCTGGGGTGGCCGTCGACTACGCCGCCGATACCGGTTTTTTTCCCTATGGCGACAAGTCTGACACCGAGCTTCGGGACCGCCTGCCTAAAGTCGCGGCCGACCTTGTGCGGCAGGCGAAGCCAGACGTCTTCGTGATCGCGTGCAATACAGCCAGCACGCTTGCGCTCGATGAGGTGCGGGCGGTGCTCGATATCCCGGTTATTGGCACGGTGCCCGCGATCAAACCCGCCGTCGCAGAAACAAAGACAGGCGTCATTGGCCTTCTGGCCACACCGGGAACCATTCGAAGAGCCTATACCGCGCGTCTCATCAATGAGTTTGCGAGAGATGTTTCGGTCATCCTGCATGGCAGTATCGACCTGGTCCGTCTCGCAGAAGCCTTTGCGGCAGGCGAAGAGGTTCAGCCTTCAGCCATCGCAGCAACACAGACACCCATTTTCGACGCCGAGGGCGGCGGCGAGGTCGACACAATCGTGCTCGCCTGTACGCACTTCCCGCTTGTGCGCGAACAGCTCGCCGCGACTGCGCCGCGCGCTGTGAAGTACATTGATTCTGGTGCAGCGATTGCCCGCCAGACCTTGCGCGTTCTGGCGCGTGAGACCGAGACCCGAAAGCCGACCGACCGGCCGGGCGGGCATGTCTGGCTAACCAGTGATGCCTCGCACAATGAGCGTCTGGTCGCTGTGTGTCGCAAGTTCGGTTTTCCCAATGTGCGCACAGTAAACGTCAGTTCGGATGCAGAAAATGCTTCGGCGCGCATGTGA
- a CDS encoding putative zinc-binding metallopeptidase, with protein sequence MKIFTCPDCGGTLYFDNLVCNCGLEVAFDPEAETFVRAGDSCTNRARIGCNWQSAAGPASLCRACAMTKIVPDSLVETNLSLWALTEAAKRWVLVNLGQWGWLKASDTGPAPLFHLLSETTSYGHAPVTMGHDDGLITINVIEADPAERVARRERLSESYRTLAGHFRHELGHYVFLRLSEDETFLKQFRALFGDERADYGEALARHYDQGPPAGWADDHVTGYASSHPHEDWAETFAHLVHLTDMLDSYLAAGFSAPGLDGVSPDPYACKDPNKLISAAVSVGLGMNHVSRSMGQFDIYPFVISEKVRTKLAFIHEWVAKTGPLSGAKARPTLPGWLSSLTGRKPQKQNGPVN encoded by the coding sequence ATGAAAATCTTCACCTGCCCCGATTGCGGTGGCACGCTCTATTTTGACAATCTGGTCTGCAATTGCGGACTGGAAGTGGCTTTCGACCCGGAGGCCGAGACATTTGTGCGGGCCGGTGACAGCTGCACAAACCGCGCACGGATCGGGTGCAACTGGCAGTCAGCGGCCGGGCCCGCTTCGCTCTGCCGCGCCTGTGCGATGACGAAGATCGTGCCCGATTCCCTCGTCGAGACGAATCTTTCGCTCTGGGCGCTTACCGAAGCGGCAAAACGCTGGGTCCTCGTCAATCTCGGCCAATGGGGCTGGCTGAAAGCGTCTGACACGGGCCCCGCGCCCCTGTTTCATCTTCTGTCCGAAACCACGAGTTACGGGCATGCGCCAGTTACCATGGGCCATGATGACGGTCTGATCACGATCAACGTCATAGAGGCTGACCCGGCAGAACGCGTGGCGAGGCGAGAGCGGTTGAGCGAATCCTATCGCACGCTCGCCGGCCATTTCCGGCACGAACTTGGCCATTATGTTTTTCTGCGGCTCTCAGAAGATGAGACGTTCCTGAAGCAGTTCCGCGCCCTGTTTGGTGATGAGCGGGCCGACTATGGCGAGGCGCTCGCGCGCCACTATGATCAGGGGCCACCAGCCGGATGGGCGGACGATCATGTGACCGGATATGCCTCAAGCCATCCGCATGAAGACTGGGCGGAAACCTTCGCGCACCTGGTTCACCTGACCGATATGCTCGACAGTTATCTCGCCGCTGGTTTTTCCGCGCCGGGCCTCGATGGTGTCTCGCCAGATCCCTATGCCTGCAAGGATCCGAACAAGCTCATTTCGGCAGCTGTCAGCGTCGGGCTCGGCATGAACCATGTGAGCCGATCCATGGGCCAGTTTGACATCTACCCCTTCGTGATCTCCGAAAAAGTGCGCACGAAGCTCGCCTTCATTCATGAATGGGTCGCCAAAACCGGGCCTCTGTCCGGCGCAAAGGCGAGGCCGACTCTGCCGGGCTGGCTGTCGAGCCTGACCGGGCGCAAGCCCCAGAAACAAAACGGCCCAGTCAACTGA
- the aguB gene encoding N-carbamoylputrescine amidase, translating to MSRKIKVAALQASFSKDMQANIDKVKTLVREAAAKGAEIILPSELFCDHYFCKVQDEKFFATAYPWEEHPAVVQLEELAKELGVVIPVSIYEKDGPEYYNSIVIIDADGTPLGVYRKSHIPDGPGYMEKFYFRPGNTGFRVWETMKGNIGVGICWDQWFPEAARAMALMGADVLFYPTAIGSEPHDDSLDTAARWRRAMQGHAVSNVIPVVAANRTGDEEGQVFYGTSFIADHAGEIVDELGRDQEGVITAEFDLDFLDRHRAAWGFFRDRRTDLYEGLG from the coding sequence ATGAGCCGCAAGATCAAAGTCGCAGCCCTGCAGGCCTCGTTCAGCAAGGACATGCAGGCCAATATCGACAAGGTGAAAACGCTGGTGCGCGAGGCGGCCGCCAAGGGCGCTGAGATCATCCTGCCGTCAGAGCTCTTCTGCGACCATTATTTCTGCAAGGTGCAGGACGAGAAGTTCTTTGCCACGGCCTATCCTTGGGAGGAGCATCCGGCTGTCGTCCAGCTTGAAGAGCTGGCGAAGGAGCTCGGCGTCGTTATCCCGGTCTCGATCTATGAAAAGGACGGCCCGGAATACTATAATTCCATCGTCATCATTGATGCCGACGGCACGCCGCTGGGCGTCTACCGCAAATCCCATATCCCCGACGGGCCGGGCTATATGGAGAAGTTCTACTTCCGCCCCGGCAATACAGGATTTCGTGTCTGGGAGACGATGAAAGGCAATATTGGCGTCGGCATTTGTTGGGACCAGTGGTTCCCCGAGGCCGCCCGCGCCATGGCGCTGATGGGCGCGGATGTGCTGTTTTATCCGACGGCTATCGGCTCAGAGCCGCATGATGACAGCCTCGATACGGCCGCGCGCTGGCGCCGCGCCATGCAGGGCCACGCCGTCTCGAACGTGATCCCGGTTGTCGCTGCCAATCGCACCGGCGATGAGGAGGGGCAGGTCTTTTACGGCACAAGTTTCATCGCAGACCATGCCGGCGAGATCGTCGACGAGCTTGGTCGCGACCAGGAAGGCGTCATCACCGCAGAGTTCGACCTGGATTTCCTCGACCGCCACCGCGCGGCATGGGGCTTCTTCCGCGACAGGCGGACCGACCTCTATGAGGGACTCGGCTAG
- a CDS encoding agmatine deiminase family protein, with product MTDTTIAFTPPEWAPQSSVWVGWPHLKDAWADDYEGAQREIAALIKALAPVVKVKLVIGDPASRAEAVDQIGDLAEMYDAPMGDIWLRDIGPVFVKYLNRLEGLGFTFNGWGGKYELEGDTETAAAIARLEGHPLKRLPFVLEGGAVEQDGEGLLLTTRQCVLNPNRNPEWTEEKAEAQLKLAFNVDRIIWLGDGLIGDHTDGHVDNIARFIGPGHVVCQTPSGDDDPNADILRAIEDELRSAELEVSTIPSPGRLEDDDGEPIPASHMNFLISNGRVILPIYEETHSKLALAELQALMPEHEVVALPANHILTGGGSFHCMTQQVPEVEEGLST from the coding sequence ATGACCGATACGACCATCGCTTTTACCCCGCCTGAATGGGCTCCGCAGTCTTCCGTCTGGGTCGGCTGGCCACACCTCAAGGACGCTTGGGCAGACGACTATGAAGGTGCGCAGCGCGAAATTGCGGCGCTGATCAAGGCGCTCGCGCCGGTCGTCAAGGTCAAGCTGGTGATTGGCGATCCGGCTTCGCGCGCCGAAGCGGTCGATCAGATCGGCGATCTTGCGGAAATGTATGACGCCCCGATGGGCGATATCTGGCTGCGCGATATCGGCCCGGTTTTCGTGAAATATCTCAACCGGCTTGAGGGGCTTGGCTTCACCTTCAATGGCTGGGGCGGCAAATATGAGCTTGAAGGCGATACCGAAACGGCCGCAGCGATTGCGCGCCTGGAAGGCCACCCGTTAAAGCGCCTCCCTTTTGTGCTGGAAGGTGGGGCCGTCGAGCAGGATGGTGAGGGCCTGCTGCTGACGACGCGCCAGTGCGTGCTCAACCCGAACCGCAACCCGGAATGGACGGAAGAGAAGGCCGAGGCGCAGCTAAAGCTCGCTTTCAATGTCGACCGGATCATCTGGCTGGGCGACGGGCTGATCGGCGATCATACAGATGGTCATGTCGACAATATCGCCCGCTTTATTGGCCCCGGCCATGTCGTCTGCCAGACCCCGTCGGGCGATGATGATCCCAATGCGGACATCCTTCGTGCAATCGAGGATGAGCTAAGATCGGCCGAACTAGAGGTTTCGACCATCCCGTCGCCGGGCCGGCTGGAGGATGATGATGGCGAGCCGATCCCGGCCAGCCATATGAACTTCCTGATCTCGAATGGACGCGTGATCCTGCCCATCTATGAAGAGACGCATTCAAAGCTCGCGCTGGCCGAGCTTCAGGCGCTGATGCCCGAGCATGAAGTCGTTGCGCTGCCTGCAAACCATATCCTGACCGGTGGCGGCAGCTTCCACTGCATGACCCAACAGGTCCCAGAAGTCGAAGAAGGGCTTTCAACATGA